The following are from one region of the Cytobacillus firmus genome:
- a CDS encoding GRP family sugar transporter: MTGILLALIAAVSWGSIVFVSNKLGGDEDSQTLGTTIGALLFAIAVYLFKRPDLPNIVWAVGFISGLFWSIGQKNQFGAVRYLGVAKTAPMSTGLQLIGTTFFGVFIFKEWETRMSIIIGVTSLVCIIVGAVLTSLKQGDDNEQGKSLKKGLLVLLLSTAGFVGYVVLIRWFEIDGWSAILPQAIGMVTGAFLITLRRKPYNKYAIRNIITGLIWSTGNLGLLLSLPKIGVATSFSLSQTGIVISTIGGLFFLNERKSKKQVFMVLLGCLFIIAGGVLLGFTKK, translated from the coding sequence ATGACAGGAATTCTCTTAGCCCTCATTGCAGCCGTTTCATGGGGCAGTATTGTATTTGTCAGCAACAAGCTTGGCGGGGATGAGGACAGCCAAACGCTTGGCACAACAATAGGAGCGCTATTATTTGCCATCGCTGTCTATCTTTTTAAGAGACCGGATCTGCCCAATATCGTTTGGGCAGTCGGCTTTATTTCCGGTTTGTTCTGGTCGATTGGGCAGAAAAATCAGTTTGGGGCAGTCCGCTATTTGGGGGTTGCCAAGACAGCTCCAATGTCCACAGGTCTGCAGCTTATTGGAACAACTTTTTTTGGAGTATTCATTTTTAAAGAATGGGAAACAAGGATGAGTATTATCATCGGAGTCACCTCTCTGGTCTGCATTATTGTAGGTGCTGTTCTGACTTCCTTGAAACAGGGGGATGACAATGAACAGGGAAAAAGTCTCAAGAAAGGCCTGCTTGTACTCCTATTATCGACCGCAGGCTTTGTCGGGTATGTCGTACTAATCCGCTGGTTTGAAATTGACGGCTGGTCTGCCATACTGCCGCAGGCAATTGGAATGGTAACAGGAGCATTCCTCATAACCCTTCGCCGCAAGCCATATAACAAATATGCAATCCGTAATATTATTACTGGGCTGATTTGGAGCACCGGGAATCTGGGATTGCTGCTTTCCCTTCCGAAGATCGGAGTGGCCACCAGCTTTTCACTTTCTCAGACTGGAATTGTCATATCGACCATTGGCGGGCTATTCTTTTTAAATGAGCGGAAAAGCAAAAAACAGGTGTTTATGGTACTCCTTGGCTGTTTGTTTATTATCGCTGGTGGAGTATTGCTCGGCTTTACGAAAAAATAA
- the sstT gene encoding serine/threonine transporter SstT translates to MKNAISKWNQISLVKRIVLGIIAGITLALTIPKAAGWVSIFGTLFVGALKAVAPVLVFFLVMHAISRHRSGQQTNMKSIIALYGVSTFLAGLVAVVASFIFPVTLSLAPGAEDVTPPGGIAEVLTTLLTNVVDNPVNALINGNYIGILTWAILLGIALRKAADTTKNMLANFSDAISTLVKWVISFAPFGIMGLVFDAIVSNGLSALMDYGKLLFILLGCMFFIALVVNPIIVFLNIRRNPYPLVFRCLRESGITAFFTRSSAANIPVNMSLCEKLGLDEDTYSVSIPLGATVNMAGAAVTISVLTLSAVHTLGIQVDFGTALILSVLAAVSAAGASGVAGGSLLLIPLAASLFGIPDDIAMQVVGVGFIIGVLQDSCETALNSSSDVLFTATAEYAKERKEGKVVKMSA, encoded by the coding sequence ATGAAAAACGCAATCAGCAAGTGGAACCAAATAAGCCTGGTAAAAAGAATTGTGCTGGGCATCATCGCAGGTATCACTCTCGCTTTGACTATTCCGAAAGCAGCGGGATGGGTCTCTATCTTCGGTACTTTATTTGTAGGTGCATTAAAAGCAGTTGCACCGGTACTGGTTTTTTTCCTGGTCATGCATGCCATTTCCAGACATAGAAGCGGACAGCAGACAAATATGAAGTCCATTATAGCTCTTTATGGTGTAAGCACCTTTTTAGCCGGACTTGTCGCCGTTGTAGCAAGCTTTATTTTTCCTGTTACCCTTTCACTTGCTCCGGGAGCTGAGGATGTGACACCTCCAGGAGGGATAGCAGAAGTTCTTACAACCCTGCTGACTAATGTTGTGGACAACCCGGTCAATGCACTGATCAACGGCAATTATATTGGCATTCTGACTTGGGCAATCCTTCTTGGCATTGCCTTAAGAAAAGCAGCTGACACTACAAAAAACATGCTCGCAAATTTCTCGGATGCCATCTCGACTCTGGTAAAATGGGTAATTAGCTTCGCCCCATTTGGAATTATGGGTCTTGTGTTTGATGCGATTGTCAGCAATGGTCTTTCTGCACTGATGGATTACGGCAAGTTACTGTTCATCCTCCTGGGCTGCATGTTCTTTATCGCTCTGGTTGTGAATCCGATTATCGTATTTTTAAATATTCGCAGAAATCCATATCCGCTTGTTTTTAGATGCTTACGAGAAAGCGGAATTACAGCGTTCTTCACACGCAGCTCAGCAGCAAATATTCCTGTAAATATGAGCTTATGCGAAAAACTTGGGCTGGATGAAGATACGTATTCCGTATCCATCCCATTAGGCGCAACGGTTAATATGGCTGGTGCAGCTGTTACAATTTCTGTTCTGACTCTTTCAGCGGTTCACACATTAGGTATTCAAGTGGATTTTGGAACAGCTCTAATCCTTAGCGTGTTAGCTGCTGTTTCTGCGGCAGGTGCTTCAGGTGTTGCAGGCGGATCCCTTCTCCTCATTCCTTTAGCAGCCAGCTTATTCGGAATTCCGGATGACATAGCCATGCAGGTTGTCGGAGTAGGATTCATTATTGGCGTTTTACAGGATTCATGTGAGACAGCCCTTAACTCTTCCTCAGATGTTCTATTTACTGCTACGGCTGAATATGCGAAGGAGCGCAAGGAAGGAAAAGTTGTTAAGATGAGTGCCTAA
- a CDS encoding P-II family nitrogen regulator, whose protein sequence is MHSHSDFAGFELVYVIVDFGSGSKVLQTAKANGISGGTVLLGKGTIQNRLLEFLSLTDVKKEIVLMVADKHTAYYALQQLDRKFKFSKPNHGIAFAISVCNVIGASRCRSGNSEQGRGAEKMMYHAITVVVEKGSAEHVIDAAAEAGSKGGTVINARGSGIHETSKLFSMAIEPEKEIVLILSEEESTEKIVASIRKKLKIDEPGNGIIFVQEVSKTYGIYK, encoded by the coding sequence ATGCACAGTCACTCTGATTTTGCCGGATTTGAATTAGTCTATGTGATTGTTGACTTTGGATCAGGAAGTAAAGTCCTGCAAACTGCCAAGGCAAATGGTATTTCAGGAGGAACCGTTCTCCTGGGAAAAGGGACTATCCAAAACCGCCTCCTGGAATTCTTATCCTTGACTGATGTGAAAAAGGAAATTGTCCTGATGGTGGCGGATAAGCACACTGCGTATTATGCTCTCCAGCAGCTTGACAGGAAATTCAAATTCAGCAAACCAAACCACGGTATCGCTTTTGCCATTTCTGTTTGTAATGTAATCGGAGCAAGCCGCTGCAGAAGCGGAAATAGTGAGCAGGGAAGAGGTGCAGAAAAAATGATGTATCATGCCATTACGGTGGTTGTAGAAAAAGGGAGTGCAGAGCATGTAATTGATGCGGCAGCCGAAGCAGGCTCTAAAGGTGGTACGGTCATTAATGCGAGAGGATCGGGTATTCATGAAACCAGCAAGCTATTTTCAATGGCCATTGAACCAGAGAAGGAAATCGTGCTGATTCTGTCAGAGGAAGAAAGTACAGAAAAAATTGTTGCCTCGATAAGAAAAAAACTTAAAATTGATGAGCCGGGCAATGGGATCATATTTGTGCAGGAAGTCAGCAAAACATACGGTATATACAAGTGA
- a CDS encoding DUF1538 domain-containing protein — MAVLLPKIKEVLFAVLPITALVIILNFTITQLDSFLIIRFVIGAILIIIGLSVFLLGVDIGITPIGQMMGAGMAKTNKIWIVIAAGLVLGFIISIAEPDLHILAGQIELVTSGLISKGYIVVIVSIGIAALLSAGLVRIVYNLPLYKLLTILYLIIFILAIFTSPEFLAISFDASGATTGALTVPFILALALGVSSLKKDSQASEQDSFGLVAVASTGAIISVMIMSILSKADKISGSLEHHDPSADILGPFLYKTPILAGEVFLALLPILLIFLLLQKLIFKISKKAVHKILKGIVFTFLGLVLFLAGVNAGFMDVGTAVGHSIASLDSKAYIIIIGFILGFVTILAEPAVHVLTHQIEDVTSGYVKRKVVMISLSIGVGAAVALSVLRIIIPELQLWHYLLPGYAIAIAMTYFVPKLFVGIAFDSGGVASGPMTATFILAFMQGAAESIEGANVLIDGFGMIAMVALTPLIALQVLGFIFKLKSKKGGFEKDAQSL, encoded by the coding sequence TTGGCTGTACTATTGCCTAAAATTAAAGAAGTTTTGTTTGCAGTTCTCCCCATTACCGCTCTCGTAATCATATTAAATTTCACTATTACTCAATTAGACTCTTTCCTAATCATACGTTTTGTGATTGGGGCCATTTTAATCATTATTGGATTATCTGTTTTCCTGCTTGGCGTGGATATTGGAATTACCCCCATTGGACAGATGATGGGTGCTGGAATGGCAAAAACAAATAAAATTTGGATTGTTATTGCTGCTGGCCTCGTTCTTGGCTTTATTATCTCAATAGCCGAACCGGATCTGCACATTCTTGCAGGGCAAATTGAACTGGTCACATCAGGCCTAATTTCAAAGGGCTATATTGTAGTAATCGTCTCTATCGGGATTGCTGCTTTGCTTTCCGCCGGCCTGGTAAGAATTGTGTATAACCTTCCATTGTATAAATTATTAACGATCCTGTATCTTATCATCTTCATTCTTGCCATTTTCACATCACCGGAGTTCCTGGCTATTTCTTTTGATGCTTCTGGGGCAACCACCGGAGCTTTGACGGTTCCGTTTATTCTGGCTTTAGCACTTGGTGTGTCCTCACTGAAAAAGGATAGCCAAGCATCTGAGCAGGATAGCTTTGGATTAGTAGCCGTTGCCTCTACAGGCGCGATTATTTCAGTCATGATCATGAGTATCTTATCGAAAGCGGATAAAATTTCCGGCAGTCTTGAACATCATGATCCTTCTGCAGATATTCTTGGACCATTTTTATATAAAACACCCATACTTGCAGGTGAAGTATTTCTGGCCCTGCTGCCGATTTTACTGATTTTTTTGCTGCTTCAGAAGCTGATTTTTAAAATCTCCAAAAAAGCAGTTCACAAAATACTGAAGGGAATTGTTTTTACTTTTTTGGGACTTGTCCTCTTTTTAGCAGGGGTTAATGCGGGTTTTATGGATGTCGGTACGGCAGTGGGACATAGCATAGCCTCTTTAGACAGTAAAGCATATATTATTATTATAGGTTTTATATTGGGCTTCGTGACCATTCTGGCAGAACCGGCTGTTCATGTGCTGACACATCAAATAGAAGATGTTACAAGCGGATATGTTAAAAGGAAGGTCGTCATGATATCTCTTTCAATAGGTGTTGGCGCTGCTGTTGCTTTATCCGTGTTAAGAATCATTATTCCTGAGCTGCAGCTATGGCACTATCTTTTACCGGGCTACGCCATTGCCATTGCGATGACCTACTTTGTTCCAAAGCTATTTGTTGGGATTGCCTTTGATTCAGGCGGGGTGGCATCTGGCCCGATGACAGCTACTTTTATTTTAGCATTTATGCAGGGCGCTGCAGAATCAATAGAAGGGGCCAATGTATTAATAGATGGATTTGGCATGATCGCAATGGTTGCACTGACTCCGCTGATTGCCCTGCAGGTATTAGGCTTTATCTTTAAACTAAAATCAAAAAAAGGAGGCTTTGAAAAGGATGCACAGTCACTCTGA
- a CDS encoding M4 family metallopeptidase: protein MKIKLLAPVLLSSALLAGSIPVNVLAQPADSAKIQPVHASKEWNEKSSVPLFVKERFAEKFSSSTPANALNYLKKHQDLTGIKSPDKNLKVKNIQKDELGMTHVRFSQAVNGVTVEGSEVIVHYNENNEVISVNGRVNQAIADEAVDTAVSLKHDAAVKTALTAVGAPKDLTYEPTSELVIYPFEGKNHTAYKVNVNFMGGEPGNWFVFVDAKSGEVIDQYNGILHVEENKTQKGFGKGVNGDHRELHITRTKVGASGTKFGLADYSHENLDGIFTFDSKNDWDSNNDALYVGNSAAFIGDYDRAAVDAHYNSERVYEYFLNEHDRNSLDGEGMAINSYVHMGTDYNNAFWNGRYMAYGDGDGEFFISLSAGLDVAAHEMTHGVISHTANLAYRNQSGALNESFADVFGVLVDDEDWEMGEDIMAPAAKADGVTRLRSLSDPNSVVVSNPQRAAYGSGVYPAHMDEFYDMPLNVDNGGVHVNSSITNHAAYLIGQEIGREKLGKIYYRALTVYLTSNSDFSDARQAIIQSAIDLYGEGSPEETATAAGFDAVGIY from the coding sequence ATGAAAATAAAGCTGCTTGCACCTGTATTGCTGTCATCTGCGTTACTTGCAGGTTCCATTCCTGTAAATGTTCTTGCTCAGCCGGCAGATTCTGCGAAAATTCAGCCTGTACATGCTTCCAAGGAGTGGAATGAGAAATCAAGTGTTCCATTATTTGTAAAAGAGAGATTTGCAGAGAAATTTTCTTCCAGCACTCCGGCAAATGCATTAAATTATTTAAAGAAGCATCAGGATCTAACAGGTATTAAAAGTCCCGATAAAAACCTGAAAGTGAAAAATATTCAAAAAGATGAGCTTGGAATGACCCACGTCAGGTTTAGTCAGGCAGTCAATGGTGTGACAGTGGAAGGATCCGAAGTAATTGTCCATTATAATGAAAATAATGAAGTAATATCCGTGAATGGAAGAGTAAATCAGGCAATTGCCGATGAAGCAGTGGACACGGCGGTGTCATTAAAACATGATGCTGCAGTAAAAACAGCTCTAACCGCTGTCGGTGCTCCAAAAGATCTTACATATGAGCCAACTTCTGAACTTGTTATCTACCCGTTTGAAGGGAAAAATCATACAGCCTATAAAGTAAATGTAAACTTTATGGGAGGTGAACCTGGAAACTGGTTTGTGTTTGTAGACGCCAAATCGGGTGAAGTCATTGATCAATACAATGGAATCCTGCATGTTGAAGAAAATAAAACCCAGAAAGGATTCGGAAAAGGCGTAAATGGAGATCATAGGGAGCTTCATATTACCCGAACGAAAGTAGGGGCCTCCGGGACAAAGTTTGGCTTAGCAGATTACTCTCATGAGAACTTGGATGGTATTTTTACTTTTGATTCTAAAAATGATTGGGATTCAAATAATGATGCCCTGTATGTCGGTAATTCGGCTGCATTTATAGGGGATTATGACCGTGCTGCAGTAGATGCGCATTATAATTCTGAGAGAGTATATGAGTATTTCCTTAATGAGCATGACCGCAATTCTCTCGACGGGGAAGGAATGGCAATCAATTCATATGTTCACATGGGTACAGATTATAACAATGCATTCTGGAACGGCCGTTATATGGCTTATGGTGATGGGGATGGCGAGTTTTTCATTTCATTATCGGCTGGACTTGATGTTGCTGCCCATGAAATGACCCATGGTGTAATCTCTCATACTGCCAACCTTGCATACCGGAATCAATCCGGAGCTTTGAACGAATCCTTCGCTGATGTTTTTGGAGTGCTGGTTGACGATGAAGACTGGGAAATGGGCGAGGACATTATGGCACCAGCTGCAAAAGCTGATGGTGTTACGAGATTGCGCAGCTTAAGCGACCCAAACAGTGTTGTCGTAAGTAATCCGCAAAGAGCAGCATATGGCAGCGGTGTCTATCCGGCTCATATGGATGAATTTTACGACATGCCTCTAAATGTCGATAATGGAGGTGTTCATGTGAACTCCTCTATTACCAACCATGCCGCCTACCTGATCGGGCAGGAAATTGGCAGGGAGAAGCTTGGGAAAATTTATTATCGTGCTTTAACTGTTTATTTGACCTCTAATTCTGATTTCAGTGATGCACGCCAGGCGATTATTCAGTCTGCCATTGACCTATACGGGGAAGGAAGCCCAGAAGAAACGGCAACTGCTGCTGGATTTGATGCAGTTGGAATTTATTAG
- a CDS encoding CoA-disulfide reductase — protein sequence MSKKIVIVGGVAGGATAAARLRRLDEKSTIVMFERGEHISFANCGLPYYIGETIKDRNKLLVQTPEGMSKKFNLDIRNLSEVIGISREQKTVEVKNLRTGEIYEESYDTLLLSPGAKPIVPPIEGLSDAQNVFTLRNIPDTDKIKAFVDERHPKRAVVIGGGFIGLEMAENLAELGIHVTVVELGKQVMAPIDYEMASIVHSHLIDKGVDLILEDGVKAFKENGKTIELGSGTELCTDMTIVSIGVKPENKLALLAGLDVGQRGGILVNEYLQTEDPDIYAIGDAIEVRDFINGNAAMIPLAGPANRQGRIAANNIYGKQEKYKGTLGTSIAKVFDLNVASTGINEKQLSQLGIIYQAVHIHPSSHAGYYPGAAPISLKLLFSPDTGKIYGAQAVGEDGADKRIDVISTAIKGNLTVFDMTEIELSYAPPFSSAKDPVNMAGYVAENIINGDTVTVQWNEIDEIVENGGLLIDVRDSIEREMGYIEGSINIPLSEIRDRLNEIPKDKPVYVSCQVGLRGYLASRILKENGYDVKNLDGGWKTYSAVHHQKRRGINPDQKERIHPTISIDASGLTCPGPIMEVHKNIKILQPGEYLQITTTDCNFAKDIASWCEKMGICWFRLRAAANNIKLLSKKGKCFSGYDA from the coding sequence ATGTCAAAAAAAATTGTCATTGTAGGCGGAGTTGCCGGCGGTGCTACTGCTGCTGCACGATTAAGAAGATTAGATGAAAAGTCAACGATCGTCATGTTTGAACGTGGTGAACATATCTCGTTCGCCAATTGCGGTCTTCCCTATTATATCGGAGAAACCATTAAGGACCGAAATAAGCTTCTAGTGCAAACGCCAGAAGGTATGAGCAAAAAATTCAATCTGGATATCCGCAATCTTTCGGAAGTTATCGGAATTAGCCGTGAACAAAAAACAGTGGAAGTCAAAAACCTCCGAACCGGTGAAATATATGAGGAATCATACGACACACTACTTTTATCACCGGGAGCAAAACCAATCGTGCCGCCTATTGAAGGACTATCAGATGCGCAAAATGTTTTCACACTCAGGAATATTCCGGATACAGATAAAATAAAGGCATTTGTTGACGAGCGGCATCCGAAAAGGGCTGTTGTGATTGGAGGAGGATTTATCGGGCTTGAAATGGCAGAGAATTTGGCAGAGCTCGGGATTCACGTAACGGTGGTGGAATTAGGCAAGCAGGTGATGGCCCCTATCGATTATGAAATGGCCTCTATTGTTCATTCCCACCTCATTGACAAAGGCGTCGATTTGATATTAGAGGATGGAGTCAAGGCGTTTAAGGAGAATGGGAAAACCATTGAACTGGGAAGCGGGACAGAGCTTTGCACGGACATGACGATTGTATCCATAGGGGTAAAACCTGAAAATAAGCTGGCCCTCTTGGCAGGGCTGGATGTAGGACAGCGCGGGGGAATTCTTGTAAACGAGTACCTGCAAACGGAAGATCCAGATATTTATGCCATTGGCGATGCCATTGAAGTGAGGGATTTTATCAATGGAAATGCAGCCATGATTCCTTTAGCAGGCCCGGCTAACCGCCAGGGAAGAATTGCAGCCAATAATATTTACGGGAAGCAGGAAAAATATAAAGGAACGCTCGGTACATCCATTGCCAAAGTATTTGATTTAAACGTCGCATCCACAGGCATCAATGAAAAACAGCTGTCACAGCTGGGCATTATCTATCAGGCTGTGCATATTCATCCAAGCTCACATGCAGGGTATTATCCTGGAGCAGCTCCAATCAGTTTAAAGCTGCTCTTTAGTCCCGATACAGGAAAGATCTATGGTGCACAGGCAGTTGGAGAAGATGGAGCAGACAAACGAATAGATGTAATTTCCACTGCCATTAAAGGCAATTTGACTGTGTTTGATATGACTGAAATTGAGCTTTCCTATGCTCCGCCATTTTCATCTGCAAAGGATCCAGTCAATATGGCAGGATATGTGGCGGAAAACATTATTAATGGCGACACGGTTACCGTCCAGTGGAATGAAATCGATGAAATCGTTGAAAATGGTGGTCTCCTGATCGACGTTCGGGACTCAATCGAAAGGGAAATGGGCTATATTGAAGGTTCTATTAACATTCCGCTGAGTGAAATACGGGATCGCCTGAATGAAATCCCTAAGGACAAACCGGTTTATGTTTCATGTCAGGTTGGGTTAAGGGGCTATTTAGCTTCCCGTATTCTCAAAGAGAATGGCTATGATGTGAAAAACCTGGATGGGGGCTGGAAAACATATTCAGCTGTTCATCACCAGAAAAGGAGAGGCATCAATCCAGATCAAAAGGAGCGCATTCATCCGACCATCTCCATTGATGCATCCGGGTTAACCTGTCCAGGACCTATTATGGAGGTTCATAAAAATATAAAGATCCTTCAGCCAGGTGAATATCTTCAGATCACCACCACTGATTGCAATTTTGCGAAAGATATTGCTTCATGGTGTGAAAAAATGGGCATATGCTGGTTCAGACTGAGGGCAGCAGCAAACAATATCAAACTACTATCCAAAAAGGGTAAGTGTTTTTCAGGATATGATGCTTGA